Proteins encoded together in one Citromicrobium bathyomarinum window:
- a CDS encoding ParB/RepB/Spo0J family partition protein, producing MTKSQKIRLSASRDIPFNKLVLSQSNVRRVKAGVSIEELAEDIARRTLLSSITVRPVLDEDGAETGMFEIPAGGRRYRALELLVKQKRLNRTAPVPCIVRTDGLAEEDSLAENVQRAPLHPLDQFRAFQAMREKGKSEEEIAAAFFVSANVVKQRLKLAALAPSLLDAYAEEEMTLDQLMAFTINPDHERQEQVWESIKRTYVKQPYEIRRMLTEGAVRASDRRAQFVGLDAYEAAGGVILRDLFQSDDGGWLQDAGLLAKLVDEKLEREAEAIRAEGWKWIEIGTDFPYGHTYGLRRIIGEPEPMSDEETASLEALKAEYDRLEDEYASAEEFPEEIDIRLGEIETAMETLQERPVRFEPDEIAMAGVFVSIGHDGRLRVERGYVRPEDEPPVETDGQDGADLTDAPADEQVDDAKIVDSSDETEEEDDSLKPLSDRLVMELTAHRTLALRDALANDPQTAFFAALHAMTLRLFYHYPLDSCVEVTPHSAGFGAQVPGLGDTAYALSIDDRTTSWLGALPKAPEDLWEALVGFDNDSREALFAHCVAMTVNAVQEPYNRRPRALAHADVLAATLGLDMAAAGWAPTSESYLARVTKARILEAVREAKGAEASDRIAGLKKPDMVAAAEELLEGTGWLPEVLRMPTLPESEAQSADNGGKPAMGDSAVITDDEPVTGNAFATAAE from the coding sequence ATGACCAAGTCTCAGAAAATACGCTTGAGCGCCTCGCGCGACATCCCCTTCAACAAGCTGGTGCTGAGCCAGTCCAATGTCCGGCGCGTCAAGGCCGGCGTCTCGATCGAGGAGCTTGCCGAGGACATCGCCCGGCGCACGCTTTTATCCTCGATCACCGTCCGGCCGGTGCTGGACGAGGACGGCGCTGAAACCGGCATGTTCGAGATCCCCGCCGGCGGACGCCGCTACCGGGCGCTCGAACTTCTGGTTAAGCAGAAGCGGCTGAACCGCACCGCGCCTGTGCCCTGCATCGTGCGCACCGACGGCCTCGCCGAAGAGGACAGCCTCGCCGAAAATGTTCAGCGTGCGCCGCTTCATCCGCTCGACCAGTTCCGCGCCTTCCAGGCGATGCGGGAGAAGGGCAAGAGCGAGGAAGAGATCGCGGCGGCCTTCTTCGTCTCGGCGAATGTCGTCAAGCAACGGCTTAAGCTCGCTGCCCTCGCGCCGTCGCTCCTCGACGCCTATGCCGAGGAGGAAATGACGCTCGACCAGCTCATGGCCTTCACGATCAATCCCGATCATGAGCGCCAGGAACAGGTCTGGGAATCGATCAAGCGGACCTACGTAAAGCAGCCCTACGAAATCCGCCGTATGCTGACAGAAGGCGCCGTGCGCGCTTCCGATCGCCGGGCGCAGTTCGTCGGGCTCGACGCCTATGAAGCCGCCGGCGGCGTCATCCTGCGCGATCTCTTCCAGTCCGATGATGGCGGTTGGCTGCAGGACGCCGGCCTGCTTGCGAAGCTCGTCGACGAAAAGCTCGAACGGGAGGCCGAAGCGATCCGCGCCGAAGGCTGGAAATGGATCGAGATCGGAACCGACTTCCCTTACGGCCACACCTACGGTCTGCGCCGGATTATCGGCGAGCCCGAGCCGATGAGCGACGAGGAGACGGCCAGCTTAGAAGCGCTCAAGGCTGAATACGATCGGCTCGAAGACGAGTACGCCAGCGCCGAGGAGTTCCCGGAAGAGATCGACATCCGGCTCGGCGAGATCGAAACGGCGATGGAGACCTTGCAGGAGCGGCCCGTCCGCTTCGAGCCGGACGAAATCGCCATGGCCGGCGTCTTCGTCAGCATCGGCCATGACGGTCGCTTGCGCGTCGAGCGCGGCTATGTCCGTCCCGAGGACGAACCCCCGGTCGAGACCGATGGTCAGGATGGTGCCGATTTGACCGACGCTCCCGCTGATGAGCAGGTCGATGACGCCAAGATCGTGGATTCCAGCGATGAGACCGAAGAAGAAGACGATAGCCTGAAGCCGCTATCCGATCGCCTCGTCATGGAACTGACAGCGCATCGCACGCTCGCCCTGCGCGACGCGCTCGCCAACGATCCGCAGACGGCGTTCTTCGCTGCCCTGCATGCGATGACGCTTCGGCTCTTCTATCACTATCCGCTGGATAGCTGCGTCGAGGTCACCCCGCACAGCGCCGGTTTCGGCGCCCAGGTGCCGGGCCTGGGCGACACGGCTTACGCGCTCAGCATCGACGATCGCACGACGAGCTGGCTAGGGGCGCTGCCGAAAGCGCCTGAGGATCTGTGGGAGGCGCTGGTCGGGTTCGACAACGATAGCCGCGAGGCGCTGTTCGCGCATTGCGTCGCCATGACCGTCAACGCCGTCCAGGAACCGTACAACCGCCGTCCGCGGGCGCTCGCCCATGCCGACGTGCTGGCGGCAACGCTCGGGCTCGACATGGCGGCGGCCGGCTGGGCGCCGACCAGCGAGAGCTATCTCGCTCGCGTCACCAAGGCCCGCATTCTGGAGGCCGTGCGCGAGGCGAAGGGCGCGGAAGCATCCGACCGCATCGCCGGCCTCAAGAAACCGGACATGGTCGCGGCGGCCGAAGAGCTTCTCGAAGGAACCGGTTGGTTGCCCGAAGTACTGCGCATGCCGACTCTCCCTGAAAGCGAAGCGCAATCGGCGGATAACGGCGGCAAACCGGCCATGGGCGATTCCGCCGTCATCACCGATGATGAACCTGTCACCGGCAACGCCTTCGCCACTGCGGCCGAGTGA
- a CDS encoding type I restriction-modification system subunit M encodes MAIKKSEIYRSLWASCDALRGGMDASQYKDYVLSLLFIKYISDKYAGEPYAPITVPDGASFADMVALKGKPDIGDQINKKIIAPLASENQQLSQADFPDFNDSVKLGDGKEKADRLTNLIAIFESPSLDFKGNRADGDDILGDAYEYLMRHFATESGKSKGQFYTPAEVSRIMAQLLGIKDAATSSQTTVYDPTCGSGSLLLKVGDQAGTTVTLYGQEKDAATSGLARMNMILHDYPTAEIRQGNSLADPKFLDGEALKTFDYVVANPPFSDKRWTTGLDPANDPHDRFKAYGVPPAKQGDYAYLLHIIRSLKSTGKGACILPHGVLFRGNAEGEIRRKLVRKGYIRAIIGLPANLFYGTGIPACIVVIDKEGAHARKGIFMIDASQGFIKNGPKNRLRSQDIHRIVDAFWKGKDIPAYARMVPLEEIEKKNDFNLNLPRYIDSQKEVDRQDIEGHLRGGIPAADIDALQAYWDVYPSLKQALFEECRPGYFALRIDKADVRTTIFEHPEFVSFREDMRRHFDAWRQRTAAYLKGLEAGSLPKDVIFEVSENLLAHYSGKPLVDKYDVYQHLMDYWSEVMQDDCYLIAADGWVAETYRIIEKGKNGKERDKGWASDLIPKGYVVARFFADEQAEIGGLASELEAVEAQKADLEEEHGGDEGAFAELEKINKVNVNARLKEIKGDPDAKEEAQMLKSWLKLNDAESDLKKKIKDAESKLDKAAYEKYPDLTADEIKALAVDDKWLAAVQSVIEDEMDRISHSLAERVRTLADRYEFPLPELIARVANLEARVNIHLERMGYPQ; translated from the coding sequence ATGGCAATAAAGAAATCTGAAATCTATCGTTCGCTCTGGGCAAGCTGCGACGCGCTTCGCGGCGGCATGGATGCGAGCCAATATAAGGACTACGTGCTCTCGCTGCTGTTCATCAAATACATCAGCGACAAGTACGCAGGCGAGCCCTACGCCCCGATCACCGTACCGGATGGCGCAAGTTTCGCCGACATGGTGGCGCTCAAGGGAAAGCCGGATATTGGCGACCAGATCAACAAGAAGATCATCGCCCCGCTTGCGAGCGAGAACCAGCAGCTCTCACAGGCCGACTTCCCTGACTTCAACGACTCGGTGAAGCTCGGCGACGGGAAGGAGAAGGCCGATCGTCTCACCAACCTGATTGCGATCTTCGAAAGCCCTTCCCTCGATTTCAAGGGCAACCGCGCGGACGGCGATGATATTCTGGGCGATGCCTATGAATATCTCATGCGTCACTTCGCGACGGAGAGCGGCAAGAGCAAGGGGCAGTTCTACACGCCCGCCGAAGTCAGCCGCATCATGGCGCAGTTGCTCGGCATCAAGGATGCCGCGACCAGCTCGCAGACCACTGTTTACGATCCAACGTGCGGCTCAGGCTCGCTGCTCCTGAAGGTCGGCGATCAGGCCGGGACGACGGTCACCTTATACGGACAGGAGAAGGATGCGGCGACGAGCGGTCTCGCGCGCATGAACATGATCCTGCACGACTACCCGACTGCTGAGATCCGGCAGGGCAACTCGCTCGCCGATCCCAAGTTCCTCGATGGCGAGGCGCTCAAGACCTTCGACTATGTCGTTGCTAATCCCCCCTTCAGCGACAAGCGCTGGACAACCGGCCTCGATCCCGCCAACGATCCGCACGACCGATTCAAGGCTTACGGCGTGCCGCCTGCGAAGCAGGGCGACTACGCCTACCTTCTGCACATCATCCGTTCTTTGAAGAGCACCGGCAAAGGCGCCTGCATTCTGCCACACGGCGTTCTGTTTCGCGGCAATGCCGAGGGTGAAATCCGGCGCAAGCTCGTGCGCAAGGGCTACATCCGCGCGATCATCGGCCTGCCGGCCAACCTATTCTATGGCACCGGCATTCCCGCCTGCATTGTCGTGATCGACAAAGAAGGCGCCCACGCCCGCAAGGGCATTTTCATGATCGACGCGAGCCAGGGTTTCATAAAGAACGGGCCGAAGAACCGGCTGCGCTCGCAGGACATCCACCGCATCGTCGATGCCTTCTGGAAGGGCAAGGACATTCCCGCCTATGCCCGCATGGTGCCGCTCGAAGAGATTGAAAAGAAGAACGACTTCAACCTCAACCTACCCCGCTACATCGATAGCCAAAAGGAAGTGGATCGGCAGGATATCGAGGGGCACCTTCGCGGCGGCATTCCGGCGGCCGATATCGACGCCCTGCAAGCCTATTGGGATGTTTATCCGTCACTTAAGCAGGCGCTGTTCGAAGAATGCCGCCCCGGCTACTTCGCGCTGCGGATCGACAAGGCGGATGTTCGGACAACCATCTTCGAGCACCCCGAATTCGTATCCTTCCGTGAAGATATGCGGCGGCACTTCGATGCGTGGCGCCAGCGTACCGCGGCATACCTGAAGGGCCTCGAAGCGGGCAGCCTTCCGAAGGATGTGATCTTCGAAGTCTCCGAGAACCTGCTGGCTCACTACAGCGGAAAGCCGCTGGTGGATAAGTACGACGTCTACCAGCACCTGATGGATTACTGGTCCGAGGTGATGCAGGACGATTGCTATCTAATCGCCGCCGATGGCTGGGTTGCCGAGACCTACCGCATCATCGAAAAGGGAAAGAACGGCAAGGAAAGGGATAAGGGCTGGGCCTCCGATCTGATCCCGAAGGGATACGTCGTTGCGCGCTTCTTTGCCGATGAGCAGGCCGAGATCGGCGGTCTCGCCTCAGAGCTCGAGGCCGTTGAAGCGCAGAAGGCCGACCTTGAGGAAGAGCACGGCGGGGATGAGGGCGCGTTCGCTGAGCTGGAGAAGATCAATAAAGTGAATGTTAACGCCCGCCTCAAGGAGATCAAAGGCGATCCTGACGCCAAGGAGGAAGCCCAGATGCTCAAGAGCTGGCTGAAACTGAATGACGCCGAAAGCGATCTGAAAAAGAAGATCAAGGACGCCGAGTCGAAGCTCGATAAGGCCGCCTACGAGAAGTACCCCGACCTAACGGCTGACGAGATCAAGGCGCTTGCTGTCGATGACAAGTGGCTCGCAGCGGTACAGTCGGTGATCGAGGATGAGATGGATCGGATCAGCCATTCGCTAGCTGAACGCGTGCGCACCCTCGCAGATCGGTACGAGTTCCCGCTGCCGGAACTTATTGCACGGGTGGCGAATCTTGAAGCTAGAGTAAATATTCATCTTGAGCGCATGGGGTATCCGCAATGA
- a CDS encoding nucleotidyl transferase AbiEii/AbiGii toxin family protein, which produces MAKEIRNIGASVRARLLNLSKANGQSFDLVLTRFALERLLFRLSQSPHADRFVLKGAMLMMSWFDDPHRGTRDLDLLGFGDPSEAAMLATFRDILAQDAEDGVVFDPDTLRIDRIREELDYGGLRLRAIASVGGARINLTIDIGFGDALEPGAEVVDYPVMLDLPAPRLRAYARETVIAEKFQAMVALGRVNSRMKDFYDIWVLSRSFTFDDDRLAQAIAATFARRKTPIPTELPDALTPAFAADEQKQRQWRAFVEDLSVNPGELGDVVGELRVFLMPYASVARAI; this is translated from the coding sequence ATGGCTAAGGAGATCAGGAATATCGGCGCCTCGGTGCGCGCGCGGCTCCTCAACCTATCCAAGGCGAACGGGCAGAGCTTCGATCTGGTGCTCACGCGCTTCGCGCTGGAGCGCCTTCTGTTCCGGCTCAGCCAGTCACCCCATGCCGACCGCTTCGTGCTGAAAGGCGCCATGCTGATGATGAGCTGGTTCGACGATCCGCACCGCGGGACGCGCGATCTCGATCTGCTGGGTTTCGGCGACCCGAGCGAAGCCGCGATGCTGGCGACATTCCGGGACATCCTCGCTCAGGATGCCGAAGACGGCGTCGTGTTCGATCCGGACACGCTGCGCATCGATCGCATTCGCGAGGAGCTCGACTATGGCGGTCTCCGGCTGCGTGCGATCGCTTCGGTCGGCGGCGCCCGGATCAACCTCACGATCGACATCGGCTTTGGCGATGCGCTGGAGCCTGGGGCGGAAGTCGTCGACTACCCCGTCATGCTCGACCTCCCCGCGCCGAGGCTGCGTGCCTATGCGCGAGAGACGGTCATTGCCGAGAAGTTCCAGGCGATGGTGGCGCTGGGCCGGGTGAACAGCCGGATGAAGGACTTCTACGACATCTGGGTTCTCAGCCGGTCATTCACCTTCGATGACGACAGGCTTGCGCAGGCTATCGCGGCGACTTTCGCGCGGCGCAAGACACCGATACCGACCGAGCTGCCCGATGCGCTCACCCCGGCATTTGCGGCGGATGAACAGAAGCAGCGGCAGTGGCGCGCCTTTGTCGAAGACCTTTCCGTGAATCCTGGCGAATTGGGCGACGTGGTAGGAGAGCTAAGAGTTTTTCTTATGCCTTACGCCTCCGTCGCGAGAGCAATCTGA
- a CDS encoding restriction endonuclease subunit S: MTALLLSSLDDESSPEPPVAALRDVRSDGNIPKGWELAQLTTVAQLESGHTPSRKKPEYWGGGIPWLSLHDTDILDSFEVFNTSQSITQKGIDNSSARVLPKGTVVFSRTATVGKATVLGREMATSQDFACYICGPRVQNHFLVYLFRHMAPEWRRYMAGSTHNTVYMPVFRTLRVPLPPRPEQEAIAEALRDADALIESLERLITKKRAVKQGAAQDLLSGRMRLPGFGEEWKYPPFGSVFEFLATATNSRADLKPEGDAYYVHYGDIHTRFHTHLDFRASTPPKITRARCPAAATLRNGDWIMADASEDFDGVGKSVEVRGLGPDDVAVAGLHTFLLRERVPTFVPGFKGHLGAAEYLRKQYMRVMTGMKVYGVSKTALRDLLIPVPPADEQAALVEVLDDFNADIAALETRLGKARQIKQGMMHELLTGRVRLV, from the coding sequence ATGACGGCCCTGTTGCTCAGCTCCCTAGATGACGAAAGTTCACCGGAGCCGCCTGTTGCCGCTCTCCGTGATGTGCGCTCCGATGGTAACATCCCAAAGGGATGGGAGCTTGCACAACTCACCACCGTGGCTCAGCTAGAGAGTGGCCATACTCCTAGCAGAAAAAAACCGGAATATTGGGGGGGTGGAATTCCGTGGTTGTCACTCCATGACACGGATATTCTGGACAGTTTCGAAGTATTTAATACTTCTCAGAGCATTACGCAGAAGGGCATAGACAATTCGTCTGCGCGAGTTTTGCCCAAAGGCACGGTGGTTTTTTCCCGGACGGCTACGGTTGGCAAGGCTACGGTGCTCGGCAGGGAGATGGCCACTAGCCAGGATTTTGCCTGCTACATCTGCGGCCCTCGTGTTCAAAATCACTTTTTGGTTTATCTTTTTCGACACATGGCCCCTGAATGGCGCCGGTATATGGCGGGAAGTACCCACAACACCGTCTATATGCCGGTTTTTCGTACCCTTCGGGTTCCTCTGCCGCCGCGACCAGAACAGGAAGCTATTGCAGAAGCGTTGCGCGACGCCGATGCTCTTATCGAATCCCTTGAACGACTGATTACGAAGAAGCGTGCGGTCAAGCAGGGTGCGGCCCAAGACCTGCTTTCCGGTCGCATGCGTCTTCCGGGTTTTGGTGAGGAATGGAAATATCCGCCGTTTGGCTCCGTCTTTGAATTTCTAGCAACCGCGACGAACTCGAGAGCCGACCTCAAGCCTGAGGGCGATGCATACTATGTTCATTACGGTGATATACATACGCGTTTCCACACGCACTTGGATTTCCGTGCCTCGACCCCACCCAAGATAACCCGCGCGAGGTGTCCTGCCGCCGCGACACTCCGGAACGGTGACTGGATCATGGCCGATGCCTCTGAGGACTTTGATGGTGTGGGTAAGTCGGTTGAGGTTCGCGGGTTGGGCCCGGACGACGTCGCTGTCGCTGGCCTGCACACCTTTCTGCTGAGAGAACGGGTGCCGACTTTCGTGCCTGGTTTCAAAGGGCATCTTGGCGCGGCGGAATATCTCCGAAAACAGTACATGCGCGTCATGACGGGCATGAAGGTCTATGGCGTTTCCAAAACTGCGTTGCGCGATCTTTTGATCCCAGTTCCACCCGCCGACGAGCAAGCTGCCTTGGTCGAAGTCCTCGATGACTTCAACGCGGATATTGCTGCTTTGGAGACCAGACTCGGAAAGGCCCGTCAGATCAAACAGGGCATGATGCACGAGTTGCTGACGGGGAGGGTGCGGCTGGTATGA
- a CDS encoding type IV toxin-antitoxin system AbiEi family antitoxin domain-containing protein, with translation MPQARSQRDIARDLLAARGILRLAELRDAGVTAATVSRMEKDGEVIRLARGLYQLPDAELDANHSLAEAAKRFPKGVICLVSALAFHGLTDQLPRKVWMAIGRNDWTPKPSDMPIRVLRFSDDLLAESVETHVIEGVSVKIFGVAKTVADCFRHRGKIGLPVALEGLQESLRQRKATPAEIARAADTGGVGTVIRPYLEALTANG, from the coding sequence ATGCCCCAGGCCCGATCCCAGCGCGATATCGCCCGCGATCTTCTCGCGGCGCGTGGGATTCTGCGCCTTGCGGAACTCAGAGACGCCGGCGTGACCGCCGCAACCGTCAGCCGCATGGAGAAGGATGGTGAGGTGATCCGCCTGGCGCGCGGGCTCTACCAGCTTCCTGACGCAGAGCTCGACGCAAACCATAGCCTTGCCGAAGCGGCCAAGCGTTTCCCCAAGGGCGTGATTTGCCTCGTCTCGGCGCTCGCCTTTCACGGACTCACGGATCAGCTTCCCAGGAAGGTGTGGATGGCGATCGGTCGGAACGACTGGACGCCGAAACCGAGCGACATGCCGATCCGTGTGCTGCGTTTCTCGGACGATCTGCTTGCTGAAAGCGTCGAGACGCATGTGATTGAAGGCGTATCGGTCAAGATATTTGGCGTGGCGAAGACCGTTGCTGACTGCTTCCGGCATCGTGGCAAGATCGGTCTTCCTGTCGCGCTTGAGGGCCTGCAGGAATCCCTGCGTCAACGTAAAGCCACGCCGGCCGAGATCGCCAGGGCTGCTGATACAGGCGGGGTCGGCACGGTGATCCGCCCCTATCTGGAGGCGCTGACCGCCAATGGCTAA
- a CDS encoding DUF932 domain-containing protein, protein MTNLETLDGRRDASGGYKVDASRGERIGRVSSEWFSRPDDERYLSLSELYASVKGRAERSRTRTIESAAIRVEAHRDDPENLALVLPDAEAPVAPTHWSFGQLASLVSAPAAYLRQLPAPLAGINLQYGLTAHRAEQIKTLETEDGRTELRAVTGPDYGRIYDHELVAAVQKIAGNGTGDTRWKVPGTLDWSSGTYNPMVDIIRDTTTLYASDRDVFLFLVDDMNPIEAGKLPDGSPDLYFRGFYCWNSEVGAKTLGIASFYLRAVCQNRNLWGVEDFQEISIRHSKYAANRFAHEAAPALTRFADSSPRPFVEGIRAARERIVARSDDDRTDFLRKRGFSKAETARIVETVLVEEGRPPESVFDFVQGITAVARSKPQQDARLDMEGKAKKLLERAA, encoded by the coding sequence ATGACGAACCTTGAAACTCTGGACGGCCGGCGCGACGCGAGCGGCGGTTATAAAGTGGATGCATCGCGCGGCGAGCGGATCGGCCGCGTCTCCTCGGAATGGTTTTCCCGGCCGGATGACGAGCGCTATCTGTCCCTGTCGGAGCTCTACGCCTCGGTGAAGGGCCGCGCCGAGCGCAGCCGCACGCGGACGATCGAAAGCGCCGCGATCCGCGTCGAGGCGCATCGCGACGATCCGGAAAACCTGGCGCTTGTCCTGCCCGATGCGGAGGCGCCGGTGGCACCGACCCATTGGAGCTTCGGCCAGCTCGCCAGCCTGGTCAGCGCGCCTGCGGCCTATCTGCGCCAGCTTCCGGCGCCGCTCGCGGGCATCAATCTGCAGTACGGGCTCACCGCGCACCGCGCCGAGCAGATCAAGACGTTGGAGACCGAGGACGGGCGCACGGAGTTGCGCGCCGTCACTGGGCCTGACTATGGCCGCATCTATGACCACGAACTTGTCGCCGCCGTGCAGAAGATCGCAGGCAACGGCACCGGCGACACGCGCTGGAAGGTTCCTGGCACGCTCGATTGGTCGAGCGGCACCTACAACCCGATGGTCGACATCATCAGGGACACGACGACGCTCTACGCCTCGGATCGCGACGTTTTCCTCTTCCTGGTCGACGATATGAACCCGATCGAGGCGGGCAAGCTGCCGGATGGATCGCCGGACCTTTATTTCCGGGGGTTCTATTGCTGGAACTCGGAGGTCGGCGCGAAGACGCTTGGCATCGCCAGCTTCTATCTGCGGGCCGTCTGCCAGAACCGCAATCTCTGGGGCGTCGAGGATTTCCAGGAGATCAGCATCCGGCATTCGAAATACGCCGCCAATCGCTTCGCGCATGAGGCGGCGCCGGCGCTGACCCGCTTCGCCGATTCCTCGCCACGCCCCTTCGTCGAAGGTATCCGTGCGGCGCGCGAGCGGATCGTCGCCCGCAGTGACGACGACCGCACCGACTTCCTCCGCAAGCGGGGCTTCTCCAAGGCGGAGACGGCCAGGATCGTCGAGACGGTCCTTGTCGAGGAAGGTCGCCCGCCCGAGTCCGTGTTCGACTTCGTGCAGGGCATCACCGCGGTCGCCCGGTCGAAGCCGCAGCAGGACGCCCGGCTCGATATGGAGGGCAAGGCGAAGAAACTTCTGGAGCGCGCGGCGTAG